Proteins encoded together in one Eublepharis macularius isolate TG4126 chromosome 2, MPM_Emac_v1.0, whole genome shotgun sequence window:
- the LOC129324520 gene encoding dispanin subfamily A member 2b-like, which yields MQSASLNMQPYDAKDQGAPAPPYAYPRGAVAPALPARQPQDYVLWSLFNFVFMNACCLGFAAVVFSFKSRDRKVVGDAEGATSYGNTAKSLNIAALILSILFFIIIIILIATGAIAMQHLAQQMREDHRNTLDDYFQRNGK from the exons ATGCAGTCCGCCAGCCTCAATATGCAGCCCTACGACGCGAAGGATCAGGGCGCGCCCGCTCCCCCTTACGCCTACCCGAGGGGCGCCGTGGCCCCGGCGTTGCCCGCGCGGCAGCCGCAGGACTACGTGCTTTGGTCCTTGTTCAACTTCGTGTTCATGAACGCCTGTTGCCTCGGCTTCGCCGCCGTCGTCTTCTCCTTTAAG TCACGGGATCGTAAAGTTGTTGGAGATGCTGAAGGTGCAACCAGCTATGGCAATACAGCTAAGAGTCTGAATATTGCTGCGCTGATACTGAGCATCTtgttcttcatcatcatcatcatcctgatTGCTACTGGTGCAATAGCAATGCAACATTTGGCACAACAGATGAGGGAGGATCATCGCAATACTCTGGACGATTATTTCCAGAGGAATGGCAAATAG